In bacterium, one genomic interval encodes:
- a CDS encoding diacylglycerol kinase yields MKNKKNSSLLESFNSAFNGLIYVFKRERNFKIHVFMGIVAILLSLFFHVPFTETLIIIVLISLVMVSEIINTGIEILSENMSKENQNIIKVVKDICASAVLVSSIFAFICGYLIFIKFFPEGFRNIFENIARSPWYFTFITLIIVSFLTIVLKILTGESFTLAGGMPSVHSGIAFSIWVAISFLTFKDYPVISPLVFLLSFWVAQSRITKKIHTIEEVIIGGIIGIIVTILLFQIFWR; encoded by the coding sequence ATGAAAAACAAAAAAAATTCTTCTTTGCTTGAAAGTTTTAATTCTGCTTTTAATGGACTTATTTATGTTTTTAAAAGAGAAAGAAATTTTAAAATTCATGTTTTTATGGGTATTGTTGCAATATTATTATCTCTTTTTTTTCATGTGCCATTTACTGAAACCTTAATAATTATCGTTCTTATTTCTCTTGTAATGGTTTCCGAAATAATAAATACCGGTATAGAGATTCTTTCAGAGAATATGAGTAAGGAAAATCAGAATATTATAAAAGTTGTTAAAGATATTTGTGCTTCCGCTGTTTTAGTATCTTCAATTTTTGCTTTTATATGTGGTTATTTAATCTTTATAAAGTTTTTTCCAGAAGGTTTTAGAAATATTTTTGAAAATATTGCGAGGTCTCCATGGTATTTCACTTTTATTACTCTTATTATTGTTTCATTTCTAACTATTGTTTTGAAAATACTTACAGGAGAAAGTTTTACTCTTGCAGGTGGTATGCCGAGTGTTCATAGCGGAATTGCTTTTAGTATATGGGTTGCTATTTCCTTTTTAACATTTAAGGATTACCCTGTAATTTCTCCACTTGTTTTTTTACTTTCTTTCTGGGTTGCTCAAAGCAGAATAACAAAAAAAATTCATACCATAGAAGAGGTTATAATTGGGGGAATAATAGGTATAATTGTTACTATATTACTTTTTCAAATTTTCTGGAGGTGA